A genome region from Rhodanobacter thiooxydans includes the following:
- a CDS encoding ThiF family adenylyltransferase, giving the protein MMSDASDTTEPFDYATAFSRTIGWITTTEQARLRSMRVAIAGLGGVGGSHLLTLTRLGIQSFNLADLDRFGTENLNRQAGAFQSTIGQPKVDVVSRMARDINPELDINKFPIGVTIDNMEQFLSGVDLYVDGLDFFVLDIRARLFALCAKHGIPAVTAAPLGMGAAVLAFLPGHMTFEEYFRLEGRTTDEQLLRFMVGLAPAVLHQGYLVDPSAVDLVNHRGPSTPMACEICAGIAGTQALKILLGRGKVLAAPHGLHFDAYRNKLARTWRPGGNNNPLQRLILSMARRRFMRH; this is encoded by the coding sequence ATGATGTCTGATGCATCGGACACGACTGAGCCGTTCGACTACGCCACGGCATTCAGCCGGACGATCGGCTGGATAACCACGACCGAGCAGGCGAGGCTTCGCTCCATGCGCGTGGCGATCGCCGGACTTGGCGGTGTTGGTGGCAGCCATCTGTTGACTCTGACCCGACTCGGCATCCAGTCGTTCAACCTGGCGGATCTCGACCGCTTCGGCACGGAAAATCTCAACCGGCAGGCCGGGGCATTCCAGTCGACCATTGGCCAGCCCAAGGTCGACGTGGTGTCCCGGATGGCGCGGGATATCAATCCGGAGCTGGACATCAACAAGTTCCCCATCGGGGTCACCATCGACAACATGGAGCAGTTCCTCTCGGGAGTGGATCTGTACGTCGACGGGCTGGACTTTTTCGTACTCGATATCCGCGCCCGGCTGTTTGCCCTGTGCGCCAAGCACGGTATTCCGGCGGTTACCGCGGCACCGCTGGGCATGGGTGCGGCGGTACTGGCGTTCCTGCCGGGTCACATGACCTTTGAGGAGTACTTCCGGCTGGAAGGTAGAACGACCGACGAACAGTTGCTGCGCTTCATGGTGGGTCTGGCGCCCGCCGTGCTGCATCAAGGCTATCTGGTCGACCCCTCGGCGGTGGACCTGGTCAACCACCGGGGACCATCGACGCCCATGGCATGTGAAATCTGCGCCGGGATCGCCGGTACCCAGGCGTTGAAGATCCTGCTTGGCAGGGGCAAGGTGCTCGCGGCGCCTCACGGCCTGCACTTCGATGCCTACCGCAACAAGCTCGCACGCACGTGGCGGCCCGGGGGCAACAACAACCCGCTGCAACGACTCATCCTGTCCATGGCGCGTCGCCGTTTCATGCGCCACTGA
- the wecB gene encoding non-hydrolyzing UDP-N-acetylglucosamine 2-epimerase, with amino-acid sequence MQRIRIDLIAAARPNFMKVAPLFHVLHGQPWCRLRLVHTGQHYDQNMSDAFFRDLKLPPPDLHLGVGSGSHAKQTADVMLAYEAACAADRPDLVVVVGDVNSTMACALVGAKLHITVAHLEAGLRSGDRRMPEEINRLVTDTLADILWTPSPDADEHLAAEGVPPEKITRVGNIMIDSYELMRERIDAGGERRRLGLENRAYAVVTLHRPSNVDAAGPLTALVDQLTRIAVRLPLVFPVHPRTRKNLQAFGLWPKLAEAPNLQVIEPLGYVDFMSLVCGARLTITDSGGIQEETTYLGIPCLTLRTTTERPITITEGTNRLVTAAELVPAVDEILAGCWPHGRRPQLWDGHTAARVAADIRQRLLSVPPRVAEATTVPAAANQRTLGSA; translated from the coding sequence ATGCAGCGGATCAGGATCGACTTGATCGCGGCCGCGCGACCCAACTTCATGAAGGTCGCGCCGCTGTTTCACGTGCTGCATGGACAGCCGTGGTGTCGCCTGCGGCTGGTGCACACCGGCCAGCATTACGACCAGAACATGTCGGATGCTTTCTTCCGTGACCTGAAGTTGCCGCCGCCGGATCTGCACCTGGGCGTAGGCAGCGGCAGCCACGCGAAACAAACCGCCGACGTGATGCTTGCCTACGAAGCGGCCTGCGCCGCGGATCGACCGGACCTGGTCGTGGTGGTCGGGGATGTCAATTCAACCATGGCCTGCGCGCTGGTCGGCGCGAAGCTGCACATCACGGTCGCGCATCTGGAAGCCGGCTTGCGCAGCGGCGACCGCCGGATGCCCGAGGAGATCAACCGGCTGGTGACCGACACGCTGGCGGACATCCTGTGGACGCCATCGCCGGACGCGGACGAGCATCTCGCCGCCGAAGGCGTGCCGCCGGAAAAGATCACCCGCGTGGGCAACATCATGATCGATTCCTACGAACTCATGCGCGAACGCATCGATGCCGGCGGCGAGCGTCGCCGGCTCGGGCTGGAGAATCGCGCCTACGCGGTGGTAACCCTGCACCGGCCCTCCAACGTGGACGCAGCCGGGCCGCTCACGGCGCTGGTCGATCAGCTGACCCGCATAGCGGTCAGACTGCCGCTGGTGTTTCCGGTGCACCCGCGCACCCGCAAGAATCTGCAAGCCTTCGGCCTGTGGCCAAAACTGGCCGAGGCGCCCAACCTGCAAGTCATCGAGCCGCTTGGTTACGTCGACTTCATGAGCCTGGTGTGCGGTGCGCGCCTGACCATCACGGATTCGGGTGGCATCCAGGAGGAAACCACCTATCTCGGCATCCCCTGCCTCACCTTGCGCACCACGACCGAGCGGCCGATCACGATCACGGAGGGCACCAACCGGTTGGTGACTGCCGCCGAGCTGGTGCCGGCAGTGGACGAGATTCTCGCCGGCTGCTGGCCGCATGGACGCAGGCCCCAACTCTGGGACGGACATACCGCGGCACGCGTGGCGGCCGACATCCGCCAGCGTCTGCTGAGCGTGCCGCCTCGCGTTGCCGAAGCAACGACGGTTCCCGCAGCCGCCAATCAGCGTACGCTGGGCAGTGCCTGA
- the prsK gene encoding XrtA/PEP-CTERM system histidine kinase PrsK has protein sequence MHVIIITSYLTAAAAFLAGAALLGIGWRGQRTGALLILAAMASALWGAFLAYAEWQRTVAANWMLLAEVLRYGAWIVFVSALFSAWPISGLLRDLRVVAHALWIVLALYCLWPVTGLPQATGLPFSANVPLVGVLVLALSGVMLLEQIYRNVQPQQRWALKFLVIALGLLFAYDIFLYSYAVLYRQFNVSAWAARGFIDALLVPLLLVAAARNPQWSLDVGVSRRAVFYSTSLLVVAIYIIGTAIGGYYVRLYGGDWGRVAEITLVCFALLLVLLIAFSGQARSRLRVFLHKNFFSFRHDYREEWLRLTATLSAGDTELPQRAVHAIAQIMDSPAGTLFMRDDADDFVPEARWNMPTPAGLKLPASLPAFGLMRTRRWIYDLDEPPPLGDEQLRAPAELTGLPRAWLLVPLVLEDRLVGFVVLARARARRAFDWEDIDLLRAAGSQVAGILAQAADARRLAEARQFEGFNRLTAFLMHDLKNLAAQQSLLLQNAERHKHNPAFVGDMLATVANSVQRISRLLEQLRGDVAPARHGRVALATVLDKALDECRAQSPRPEYRPVTDDLWVQTDTEQLATVLGHVIRNAQDAAQSHGHVLLRVRHEPGLATIEIEDDGAGMDEDFIRNRLFKPFFTTKASKGMGIGAYQARAYVHSLGGTMRVNSTPGQGSVFTIQLPLAEPAGAAMAAGQAQTAP, from the coding sequence ATGCACGTCATCATCATCACCAGTTACCTGACCGCCGCCGCCGCGTTCCTCGCCGGTGCGGCGTTGCTGGGCATCGGTTGGCGCGGTCAGCGCACCGGTGCCTTGCTGATCCTGGCCGCGATGGCCTCGGCCCTGTGGGGCGCGTTTCTGGCTTACGCCGAGTGGCAGCGGACGGTGGCGGCCAACTGGATGCTGCTGGCCGAGGTTCTGCGTTACGGCGCCTGGATCGTTTTCGTGAGTGCCCTGTTCAGCGCGTGGCCGATATCCGGCCTGCTGCGCGATCTGCGCGTTGTTGCGCACGCACTCTGGATCGTGCTCGCGCTCTACTGCCTGTGGCCGGTGACGGGTCTGCCGCAGGCGACCGGCCTGCCGTTCAGCGCCAACGTGCCGCTGGTCGGTGTGCTGGTGCTCGCCCTCAGTGGCGTGATGCTGCTCGAACAGATCTACCGCAACGTGCAACCGCAACAACGCTGGGCGCTCAAGTTTCTGGTGATCGCGCTCGGCCTGCTGTTCGCCTACGACATCTTCCTGTACTCCTACGCGGTGCTCTACCGGCAGTTCAACGTCAGCGCATGGGCGGCACGCGGCTTCATCGACGCCCTGCTGGTGCCGCTGCTGCTGGTGGCGGCGGCGCGCAACCCGCAGTGGTCGCTGGATGTGGGCGTGTCGCGGCGCGCGGTGTTCTATTCCACCAGCCTGCTGGTGGTCGCGATTTACATCATCGGCACGGCGATCGGCGGTTACTACGTGCGCCTGTACGGCGGCGACTGGGGCCGGGTGGCGGAAATCACGCTGGTCTGCTTCGCGTTGCTGCTGGTGCTGCTGATCGCATTTTCCGGTCAGGCGCGCTCGCGCCTGCGGGTGTTCCTGCACAAGAACTTCTTCAGTTTCCGCCACGACTATCGCGAGGAATGGCTGCGTCTGACCGCGACGCTGTCCGCTGGCGACACGGAATTGCCGCAGCGCGCGGTCCACGCCATCGCGCAGATCATGGACAGCCCGGCCGGCACGCTGTTCATGCGCGACGATGCCGATGACTTCGTGCCGGAAGCGCGCTGGAACATGCCGACGCCAGCCGGCCTGAAGCTTCCGGCCAGCCTGCCGGCGTTCGGACTCATGCGAACGCGCCGGTGGATCTATGACCTGGACGAACCGCCGCCGCTGGGCGACGAACAACTGCGGGCGCCGGCCGAACTGACCGGCTTGCCGCGCGCCTGGCTGCTGGTGCCGCTGGTACTGGAAGACCGGCTGGTCGGTTTCGTGGTGCTGGCGCGCGCGCGCGCGCGTCGCGCGTTCGATTGGGAAGACATCGATCTGCTCCGCGCCGCCGGCAGTCAGGTGGCCGGCATCCTGGCGCAGGCAGCCGATGCCCGGCGCCTCGCCGAGGCGCGCCAGTTCGAAGGCTTCAACCGGCTCACCGCGTTCCTGATGCACGACCTCAAGAACCTCGCGGCCCAGCAATCGCTGCTGCTGCAGAACGCCGAGCGCCACAAGCACAACCCGGCGTTCGTGGGCGACATGCTCGCGACGGTGGCCAATTCAGTGCAGCGCATCTCGCGCCTGCTCGAGCAGTTGCGCGGCGACGTGGCGCCAGCCAGACACGGTCGCGTGGCACTGGCGACGGTGCTCGACAAGGCGCTCGACGAGTGCCGCGCGCAGTCGCCACGGCCGGAATACCGGCCGGTGACGGACGACCTGTGGGTGCAGACCGATACCGAACAGCTGGCCACCGTGCTCGGGCACGTGATCCGCAACGCCCAGGATGCAGCGCAGTCCCACGGTCACGTCCTGCTGAGAGTCAGGCACGAGCCCGGCCTTGCCACCATCGAAATCGAGGATGACGGAGCAGGCATGGACGAGGATTTCATCCGCAACCGGTTATTCAAGCCATTCTTCACCACCAAGGCCAGCAAGGGCATGGGCATCGGCGCCTATCAGGCTCGCGCATACGTGCATTCGCTGGGCGGGACGATGCGCGTGAACAGCACCCCGGGCCAGGGCAGCGTATTCACCATCCAGTTGCCGCTGGCCGAGCCCGCCGGGGCCGCCATGGCGGCTGGGCAAGCGCAGACCGCGCCATGA
- the prsR gene encoding PEP-CTERM-box response regulator transcription factor → MIVEDDAGLQRQLRWSFEDYDVVMAGDRPTALALLRRHEPAVVLQDLGLPPDATGTAEGFATVAGILQEAPHTKIVVVTGNGDRDNAVKSIGCGAYDFCSKPLELEVLRLIVDRAFRVHELEAENRKLRNQSTTTLEGIIGSSEAMLDAFRLIEKVSPSNATVLLLGETGTGKEVFARAVHRLSTRRDGPFVAINCAAIPETLLEAELFGHEKGAYTGAHKQTKGKIELAVNGTLLLDEIGDMPFALQAKLLRFLEERVVERIGGREPIPVDVRIICATHQDLPALIGAGRFREDLFYRVSEVTIRLPPLRERAGDIAPLARHFLEQAASRHGRAVHGFTAKALKAIEACPWRGNVRELENVVNSAVIMADGKQIELKELHLGAAGSDIPDLRKVRNDAEKHAIQLALTRAGGNLSHVAGLLGISRPTLYDLLDKHGLKKPTEAD, encoded by the coding sequence TTGATCGTCGAGGACGATGCCGGCCTGCAGCGTCAGCTGCGCTGGAGCTTCGAGGATTACGACGTGGTCATGGCCGGTGACCGGCCGACCGCGCTCGCCCTGCTGCGCCGCCATGAGCCGGCGGTGGTGCTGCAGGACCTGGGCTTGCCCCCTGACGCCACCGGCACCGCCGAGGGCTTCGCCACCGTCGCGGGAATCCTGCAGGAAGCGCCGCATACCAAGATCGTCGTGGTCACCGGCAACGGCGACCGCGACAACGCGGTCAAGTCCATCGGCTGCGGCGCCTACGACTTCTGCTCCAAGCCACTGGAGCTGGAAGTCCTGCGCCTGATCGTGGATCGCGCCTTCCGGGTGCATGAACTGGAGGCCGAGAACCGCAAGCTCAGAAACCAGTCGACCACGACGCTCGAAGGCATCATCGGCAGCAGCGAGGCCATGCTCGATGCCTTCCGGCTGATAGAGAAGGTCAGTCCTTCCAACGCCACCGTCCTGCTGCTCGGCGAGACCGGCACCGGCAAGGAAGTGTTCGCGCGCGCGGTGCACCGCCTGAGCACGCGGCGCGACGGGCCGTTCGTGGCGATCAACTGCGCTGCCATTCCTGAAACCCTGCTGGAAGCCGAGCTGTTTGGCCACGAGAAAGGCGCCTACACCGGTGCGCACAAGCAGACCAAGGGCAAGATCGAACTGGCAGTGAACGGCACCCTGCTGCTCGACGAGATCGGCGACATGCCATTTGCGCTGCAGGCCAAGCTGCTGCGGTTTCTCGAGGAGCGGGTGGTCGAACGCATCGGTGGGCGCGAACCGATTCCGGTGGACGTGCGCATCATCTGCGCGACGCACCAGGACCTGCCGGCGCTGATCGGTGCAGGGCGGTTCCGCGAGGATTTGTTCTACCGCGTCAGCGAAGTGACCATTCGGCTTCCGCCGCTGCGTGAACGCGCCGGCGACATAGCGCCGCTGGCGCGGCATTTTCTCGAACAGGCGGCCAGCCGCCACGGCCGCGCGGTCCATGGTTTCACTGCGAAGGCGCTCAAGGCGATCGAGGCGTGTCCGTGGCGCGGCAATGTGCGTGAACTGGAGAACGTCGTCAACAGCGCAGTCATCATGGCGGATGGGAAGCAGATCGAACTGAAGGAGCTGCATCTCGGTGCGGCCGGCAGCGATATTCCGGATTTGCGCAAAGTACGTAACGACGCTGAAAAACATGCGATCCAACTGGCCCTGACCCGGGCTGGCGGCAATCTCTCGCATGTCGCGGGTCTGCTCGGGATCAGCCGCCCGACGCTCTATGACCTTCTGGACAAGCACGGCTTGAAGAAACCTACCGAAGCAGATTGA
- the prsT gene encoding XrtA/PEP-CTERM system TPR-repeat protein PrsT, protein MLCAALSLSGCGLASRQGSVDAGTRYQAKGEYRAAYIEAKKVLQRDNKNGEAWLLLGQASLMLGNPADTLSELQNAKANKVPAERWAVPMGRALLVTQQYDKLLATLPSDQPYQSKIKARVAALRGDAYRALRQFDQARQTYLAALSADPENLGALVGLAQLAATANDPASAGKYLQQALAAAPENPQAWVAKGDLAFGSADFAGAEADYQKVMGLKNPDWLPQERFYALTRLASAQAQQKQFDKALASIQTLEKMSPQQPYPHYLHAMVLYRQGDLDAAIAELQQVLKMSPDNVQAQLLMGAVNYAQGNYGQAEMYLSNAMGMDQKNVDVRKLLALTLYREGRSRQALDTLRPVAPGALSDTELLAMLERAATTGAGSPGAAAAASSASNPPDTRLASAGNALASGNEAEAIRLLQEIPAGNASTEARRNSLLVMTYLREQRPAEAVKVAAAYASGNPRNSAAHLMYGTALVAAGQRPEARAQYSEALKLDPENLAALLSLGSLDSIEGHHEAAAGRYATVLKKDPHNAAAMTALGQLAALQGDKAEAARRFKQAIDEAPKSINAYIALVALDSESGKFDEALGTATQLAAANPDNPVALNALGAAELNAGHHGEALKPLQQAVNLAPQMPLYRTNLARAQILGKDTKAAEGNLEAVIKADPGQATAVALRAFLKLQDHNLPGAIALAQTLQKQAPTRATGFSLEGDLYMANKSYREAAQAYQQGLKLRYDRPLVFKSFQALSESGANAPEGVLRDWLAKHPDDAATRLLLASYYLNRTQNALAAGQYEQVLKTYPSNVSALNNLAWIYTEQNNPKALALAERAYQLASGSPDIADTYAWALIAHNQPKRALPILLQAAKATPKTPAIQYHLAVAQARTGDPAGALGTLTTLQKSGADFQDKPAAEKLYRELTGLAAK, encoded by the coding sequence TTGCTGTGCGCCGCCTTGTCACTGAGCGGCTGCGGCCTCGCCAGCAGGCAGGGCAGCGTCGATGCCGGTACCAGATACCAGGCCAAGGGGGAGTATCGCGCGGCCTACATCGAGGCCAAAAAGGTCCTGCAACGCGACAACAAGAACGGCGAGGCCTGGCTGCTGCTCGGGCAAGCTTCGCTGATGCTGGGCAATCCGGCGGACACCCTGAGCGAACTGCAAAACGCCAAGGCGAACAAGGTGCCGGCAGAACGTTGGGCGGTACCCATGGGACGCGCGTTGCTGGTGACGCAGCAGTACGACAAGCTGCTCGCCACCCTGCCCTCCGACCAGCCCTACCAGTCCAAGATCAAGGCACGCGTCGCCGCGCTGCGAGGCGACGCCTATCGCGCGCTCAGGCAGTTCGACCAGGCCCGGCAAACGTACCTGGCCGCGTTGTCGGCAGACCCGGAGAACCTGGGCGCGCTGGTGGGACTGGCTCAGCTGGCAGCCACCGCCAACGATCCGGCTTCCGCCGGCAAGTACCTGCAACAGGCATTGGCCGCCGCGCCGGAAAATCCGCAGGCCTGGGTCGCGAAGGGCGACCTGGCATTCGGCAGCGCCGATTTCGCCGGCGCCGAAGCGGACTACCAGAAGGTGATGGGCCTCAAGAACCCTGACTGGTTGCCGCAAGAGCGCTTCTACGCACTGACCCGGCTGGCCAGCGCACAGGCACAGCAGAAGCAGTTCGACAAGGCGCTGGCCAGCATCCAGACGCTGGAAAAAATGTCGCCGCAGCAACCGTATCCGCACTATCTGCACGCCATGGTGCTGTACCGGCAGGGAGATCTGGACGCCGCGATTGCCGAGCTTCAGCAGGTGCTCAAGATGTCGCCGGACAACGTCCAGGCGCAGCTGCTGATGGGCGCGGTCAACTACGCGCAAGGCAACTACGGCCAGGCGGAAATGTACCTCAGCAACGCCATGGGCATGGATCAGAAGAATGTCGACGTGCGCAAGTTGCTGGCACTCACGCTCTACCGCGAAGGACGCTCGCGCCAGGCGCTGGATACGCTTCGACCGGTCGCGCCGGGGGCGCTGTCCGATACCGAGCTGCTGGCAATGCTGGAGAGGGCCGCCACCACGGGTGCCGGTTCACCGGGGGCGGCAGCCGCCGCAAGCAGTGCCAGCAACCCGCCCGACACCCGGCTTGCCAGCGCCGGCAACGCCCTCGCCAGCGGAAATGAAGCGGAAGCGATCCGCCTGCTGCAGGAGATTCCCGCGGGCAACGCCTCCACCGAGGCGCGCCGCAACAGCCTGCTGGTCATGACCTATCTGCGCGAGCAGCGCCCGGCTGAGGCGGTCAAGGTGGCAGCCGCCTATGCGTCCGGCAATCCGCGCAACAGCGCCGCGCACTTGATGTACGGGACCGCGCTGGTCGCGGCCGGTCAGCGCCCGGAAGCGCGCGCCCAGTACTCCGAAGCCCTGAAGCTGGACCCGGAGAATCTTGCCGCCTTGCTGAGCCTGGGCAGCCTGGATTCAATCGAAGGCCATCACGAAGCCGCCGCCGGCCGCTACGCAACGGTGTTGAAAAAAGACCCGCACAACGCGGCGGCGATGACCGCGCTCGGCCAGCTCGCCGCACTGCAAGGCGACAAGGCCGAGGCCGCCAGGCGATTCAAGCAGGCCATCGACGAGGCGCCGAAGTCCATCAACGCGTACATCGCCCTGGTGGCGTTGGACAGCGAAAGCGGCAAATTCGACGAAGCCCTGGGCACGGCCACGCAGCTGGCGGCGGCCAACCCCGACAACCCGGTAGCGCTCAATGCCCTCGGCGCGGCGGAACTCAACGCCGGCCATCACGGTGAAGCCTTGAAGCCGCTGCAGCAAGCCGTGAATCTCGCGCCACAGATGCCCTTGTACCGCACCAACCTGGCGCGCGCGCAGATCCTCGGCAAAGACACGAAGGCTGCCGAAGGCAATCTCGAAGCCGTGATCAAGGCCGATCCGGGTCAAGCGACGGCAGTGGCGTTGCGGGCATTCCTGAAGCTGCAGGACCACAACCTGCCCGGCGCCATTGCCCTCGCGCAAACGCTGCAGAAGCAAGCCCCCACCAGGGCGACGGGCTTCTCGCTGGAGGGCGACCTGTACATGGCGAACAAGTCTTATCGTGAGGCCGCCCAGGCCTACCAGCAGGGACTGAAGCTCCGATACGACCGGCCGCTGGTGTTCAAGAGCTTCCAGGCGCTGAGCGAAAGCGGGGCCAACGCGCCGGAGGGCGTACTGCGCGACTGGCTGGCCAAGCATCCGGACGATGCTGCCACCCGCTTGCTGCTGGCTAGCTACTACCTGAACCGCACGCAGAACGCGCTGGCTGCTGGCCAGTACGAGCAGGTATTGAAGACGTACCCGTCCAACGTAAGCGCACTCAACAACCTCGCCTGGATTTACACGGAGCAAAACAACCCCAAGGCGCTGGCACTGGCGGAGCGGGCCTACCAACTGGCGTCTGGATCGCCGGACATCGCGGACACCTACGCCTGGGCGCTGATCGCGCACAATCAACCCAAGCGGGCGCTGCCGATTCTGCTGCAAGCAGCCAAGGCGACACCCAAGACACCAGCGATCCAATACCATCTGGCCGTGGCCCAGGCACGCACCGGCGATCCTGCCGGCGCGCTCGGCACGCTCACGACGCTGCAAAAATCAGGCGCCGATTTTCAAGACAAACCAGCCGCGGAAAAACTGTATCGCGAGTTGACCGGCCTGGCCGCCAAGTAG
- a CDS encoding phosphatidylserine decarboxylase, with protein sequence MLVLQIVILCLVGAAIVLWALYFPYPSPLIRRWLPPRKRWPERQVRTWLKRGKFQHAFLHYFYRDPERIAPPGNSMLAPADGLVTSAQMHGGVRYLVIALSFWDMHVQRSPVSGRVLGVESHGDGFMDGEGREFAFLREKACPVQKRLVIAVDAGQVAVRLITSLAARRIETWVQEGEEIKRGQRIGRILLGSTVVLELPATVNLLVRIGDRVWAGETEVAEGVTPHE encoded by the coding sequence ATGCTTGTCCTGCAGATCGTGATCCTCTGTCTGGTGGGCGCGGCCATCGTGCTCTGGGCGCTTTATTTTCCGTATCCATCGCCGCTGATACGGCGTTGGCTTCCGCCGCGCAAACGCTGGCCGGAAAGGCAGGTCCGCACGTGGCTGAAGCGGGGGAAATTCCAGCATGCATTCCTGCACTATTTTTACCGTGATCCGGAGCGTATCGCGCCTCCGGGCAACAGTATGCTGGCTCCGGCAGACGGGCTGGTGACCAGTGCGCAGATGCATGGGGGCGTGCGCTATCTGGTGATTGCGCTCAGTTTCTGGGACATGCACGTGCAGCGCAGTCCGGTGTCCGGTCGGGTGCTCGGCGTGGAATCGCACGGCGACGGCTTCATGGACGGGGAGGGGCGGGAGTTTGCGTTCCTGCGAGAGAAAGCCTGCCCGGTACAAAAGCGTCTGGTGATTGCCGTAGATGCCGGACAAGTTGCGGTGCGCTTGATTACCAGCCTGGCGGCGCGGCGCATCGAAACCTGGGTCCAGGAGGGCGAGGAGATCAAGCGCGGGCAGAGGATCGGCCGGATCCTGCTGGGGAGCACCGTGGTGCTCGAGCTGCCGGCGACCGTGAACCTGCTGGTGCGCATCGGCGACCGCGTCTGGGCTGGGGAAACGGAGGTTGCAGAAGGTGTGACTCCCCATGAATGA